In Silene latifolia isolate original U9 population chromosome X, ASM4854445v1, whole genome shotgun sequence, the following proteins share a genomic window:
- the LOC141617532 gene encoding indole-3-acetate O-methyltransferase 1-like, giving the protein MSTHKGENVVVTNMKLEKMLCMKGGNGQASYANNSQAQARHAKSMLHLLKEALDEVHIGSADTPFVVVDLGCSSGSNTIYIVDVIINHVAKRYEASGSVVPEFSAFFSDLPSNDFNTLFQLLPNYCYVGEGGGTMEECLASDKHRSYFAAGVPGSFYRRLFPARSIDVFHSAFSLHWLSQIPENVLDKRSKAYNKGRVCIHGANESTANAYKKQFQTDLAAFLKARSVELKRGGSMFLVCLGRTSLDPTDQGGAGLLFGTHFQDAWDDLVQEGLINSEKRDSFNIPVYAPSLQDFREVVESNGSFAINKLELFRGGSPLVVSQPDNEAEVGQALATSCRSVCGVLVDAHIGDRLSSELFTRVEHRGMSHAKELLEQLQFFHIVASLSLC; this is encoded by the exons ATGTCTACACACAAGGGAGAAAATGTTGTTGTCACAAATATGAAGCTTGAAAAGATGTTGTGCATGAAAGGTGGCAACGGCCAAGCTAGCTATGCCAATAACTCTCAAGCCCAG GCAAGGCATGCAAAATCAATGTTACATTTGCTAAAGGAAGCCCTAGACGAGGTGCACATAGGATCAGCAGACACACCCTTTGTAGTGGTGGACCTAGGGTGCTCAAGTGGGTCCAACACCATATACATCGTCGATGTGATCATCAACCACGTGGCAAAGCGGTACGAGGCATCGGGAAGTGTGGTGCCGGAGTTCTCAGCCTTCTTTTCAGACTTGCCCTCCAATGACTTCAACACCCTCTTTCAACTCCTTCCAAATTATTGCTATGTTGGTGAGGGTGGTGGCACAATGGAGGAGTGCTTGGCGTCTGATAAGCACCGCTCGTATTTTGCTGCTGGCGTTCCCGGCTCTTTTTACCGGCGGCTTTTTCCGGCCAGGTCTATTGATGTTTTTCACTCTGCCTTTTCCTTGCATTGGCTATCTCAG ATTCCAGAGAATGTATTGGACAAGAGGTCAAAGGCATACAATAAAGGGAGAGTGTGCATCCATGGAGCAAATGAGAGCACTGCAAATGCTTACAAGAAACAATTTCAAACAGATTTAGCTGCTTTCTTGAAAGCAAGGTCTGTTGAATTAAAGAGAGGTGGTTCCATGTTCCTTGTTTGCTTAGGAAGGACTTCTTTGGACCCCACTGACCAAGGTGGTGCTGGTCTCCTCTTTGGGACTCACTTCCAAGATGCATGGGATGACCTTGTTCAAGAG GGGCTTATCAACAGTGAAAAACGAGACAGTTTCAACATCCCAGTATATGCACCAAGTTTACAAGACTTCAGAGAAGTAGTGGAGTCCAACGGTTCATTTGCCATTAACAAGCTTGAATTGTTCAGAGGAGGAAGCCCTTTGGTTGTTAGCCAACCAGACAATGAAGCTGAAGTTGGTCAAGCCTTAGCCACCAGTTGTCGCAGCGTTTGTGGTGTGCTCGTAGATGCTCACATAGGAGACCGCCTTAGCAGCGAGCTGTTTACAAGAGTGGAGCATAGAGGCATGAGCCATGCCAAGGAGCTGCTAGAACAGCTTCAGTTCTTTCACATAGTTGCCTCACTCTCTTTATGTTAA